DNA from Cloacibacillus sp.:
CGGCGCTTTTCTTCGATATGGACAAAGGAGCGGCCTCCGCCTCTTTCAACCTTGTCACCTATCCGTCAACAGGAGCCGATTTTTCAAAATATGTAAGCTGCGGCGTTAAAAATACAAACACAGGCGCCGTCTTTGCCGCGGCTTCGGCAAATGTAGTGACAGTCGCCCCGCTTGCCGCCGGCGGCGCGCAGATAACGGCGGCGCTTTCGTTAAAACCGACGCTCTTTGCCGGCGCAAGCGGCCAACAGGCGGAGGCGGTAGAGGCCGGTCCATCCGTATTTGCCTGGGTGCGGGCAAATACAACTCCCGAGCCTGTCAAACCTGTAGTGCCGGGAAGTTCCGGCGGGGGCGGCTGTTCTGCAGGATATGGCGTGCTTTTGCTTGCGGCGCTTTTGCCGCTTGCTTTGTATAAAAAAATAAGCGGCGTCAAAGGCCGCTTTCGCAAATAAGAACGGTCTCCGCTGCGCGCCGGCGCACGCGGCATCTAAAAACAAAAAAGCCGCAAAACATATCAAGCGACATGTTTTGCGGCTTTTTATTTTTCCGTGGATGCGGGAGATTCTTAGGCGAAATCTCTGCGCTCTTTGATGCGTGCGGCTTTTCCGCTGAGGTTGCGGAGATAGTAGAGCTTCGCGCGGCGGACGCGGCCTTTGCGGGCCACTTCTATCTTGTCCACTGAGGGGCAATGCACCGGGAAGATTCTTTCTACGCCGATTCCGTTGGATATTTTGCGGACGATGAAGTTCTCGCGGAGACCGCCGTGCTGACGGCCGATCACTACGCCTTCAAATATCTGTATACGTTCGCGGTTACCCTCTTTGACCTTAACGTGCACCTTTACGGTGTCGCCGGAGCGGAACTCAGGGATGGAATCCGCGTCTTTGCGGAATTTCTTCTCAACCAGAGCTATTCTTGGATCCTGCATGAGGTTTTCCCTCCTTTTTCAGTAATGATTTATTTTTGTTTCAGAGCCAAAAGGCCCTTATCTGTAGCTTTCTTCGCCTGGCTCAGCGCCAGCCGAAAAATCTGTCGAGCGTGATGCTCACCGCGCTCCTCACCGAGAGATGGTTCCAGCCGTCGTGTCCGCCAGTTATAGGCGTCATTACCGCGTCCGCCAAGTCCATCGCCTCGCTGTGAAGCCCCCAGCCCGTGCCGAAGATGAAGACGGGGCTGTGGTCTCTTGCAAAAATCTCGCGTTTCAAAGAGAGCCAGTGCCGCGCGCCTTCGTGATGTTTTGCCGTGGTAGCTATCTTGAAGGGCGCTTTTTTCTCCCTTTCCGCAACCCAGGCGAGCGCTTTTTGGACGGAGGCGAATATCTTCAGCGTGGAGAAGGCCTCTTTGCGGTCGGGATTATATTCCGAGCCCCAGCCCGTCGTCCAGTGGTCAGCTATTCGCTTCGCCATCTCGCGCTGCTGCGCAAGCGGAGTGATAAGGAGATATTTTTTTATTCCGTAGGTTCGGCAGGCTCTAGCTATGTCGTGCAGATCCATGCCGGTTATAGCAGTCGACGATTTCTCGCCGCGCTTGTCCAGCACCGGATAGTGCACCTCCATAATGTACGAGCCGCCGGAGAG
Protein-coding regions in this window:
- the rplS gene encoding 50S ribosomal protein L19, with translation MQDPRIALVEKKFRKDADSIPEFRSGDTVKVHVKVKEGNRERIQIFEGVVIGRQHGGLRENFIVRKISNGIGVERIFPVHCPSVDKIEVARKGRVRRAKLYYLRNLSGKAARIKERRDFA